The Mastomys coucha isolate ucsf_1 unplaced genomic scaffold, UCSF_Mcou_1 pScaffold13, whole genome shotgun sequence genome has a window encoding:
- the Slc35a4 gene encoding probable UDP-sugar transporter protein SLC35A4 isoform X2: MADDKDSLPKLKDLTFLKNQLERLQQRVEDEVNSGVGQDGSLLSSPFFKGFLAGYVVAKLRASAVLGFAVGTCTGIYAAQAYAVPNVEKTLKNYFRSLRKGPD, from the exons ATGGCGGATGACAAG GATTCTCTGCCCAAGCTTAAGGACCTGACATTTCTCAAGAACCAGCTGGAGCGCCTACAGCAGCGTGTGGAAGATGAAGTCAACAGTGGTGTAGGTCAG gaTGGTTCACTCTTGTCCTCCCCATTCTTCAAGGGATTCCTGGCAGGATACGTGGTGGCCAAACTGAGGGCATCGGCAGTATTGGGCTTCGCAGTGGGCACTTGCACTGGCATCTATGCGGCTCAGGCATACGCTGTGCCCAACGTGGAGAAGACTCTGAAGAACTACTTTAGGTCACTACGAAAGGGGCCCGACTAG
- the Slc35a4 gene encoding probable UDP-sugar transporter protein SLC35A4 isoform X1, translating into MSVEDGGVPGLARPRQARWTLLLFLSTAMYGAHAPFLALCHVDGRVPFRPSSAVLLTELTKLLLCAFSLLVGWQTWPQGKPPWRQAAPFALSALLYGANNNLVIYLQRYMDPSTYQVLSNLKIGSTALLYCLCLGHRLSARQGLALLLLMAAGACYASGGFQEPVNNLPGPPSAAGARPMPLHITPLGLLLLLLYCLISGLSSVYTELIMKRQRLPLALQNLFLYTFGVILNLGLYAGSGPGPGFLEGFSGWAVLVVLNQAVNGLLMSAVMKHGSSITRLFIVSCSLVVNAVLSAVLLQLQLTAIFFLAAVLIGLAVCLYYGSP; encoded by the coding sequence ATGAGTGTAGAAGATGGGGGTGTGCCAGGCCTAGCTCGCCCGAGACAGGCTCGCTGGACCCTGTTGCTGTTCCTGTCCACTGCCATGTATGGTGCCCACGCGCCATTCTTAGCACTGTGCCATGTGGATGGCCGAGTGCCCTTCCGGCCCTCCTCAGCTGTGTTACTCACTGAGCTGACCAAGCTCCTGTTGTGCGCCTTCTCCCTCCTGGTAGGCTGGCAGACATGGCCCCAGGGCAAGCCACCCTGGCGCCAGGCTGCACCCTTTGCACTGTCAGCCCTGCTCTATGGCGCCAACAACAACCTGGTGATTTATCTGCAGCGCTACATGGACCCCAGCACCTATCAGGTGCTGAGCAATCTCAAGATTGGAAGCACAGCTCTGCTGTACTGCCTCTGCCTTGGACATCGTCTCTCTGCACGGCAGGGGTTggcactgctgctgctgatggctgCAGGAGCCTGCTATGCATCAGGTGGCTTTCAGGAACCTGTGAACAACCTTCCTGGGCCCCCATCAGCAGCCGGAGCCCGTCCCATGCCCTTGCATATCACTCCGCTGggacttctgctcctcctcctatACTGCCTCATCTCCGGCTTGTCCTCCGTGTACACAGAGCTGATCATGAAGCGGCAGCGGTTGCCCTTGGCTCTTCAGAACCTCTTCCTCTACACTTTTGGGGTGATCCTGAACCTTGGACTGTATGCTGGCAGTGGCCCAGGTCCAGGCTTCCTGGAGGGTTTCTCTGGATGGGCAGTGCTTGTGGTGCTGAACCAGGCTGTCAATGGGCTGCTCATGTCAGCCGTcatgaagcatggcagcagcaTCACGCGCCTCTTCATCGTGTCCTGCTCACTCGTGGTCAATGCTGTGCTGTCAGCAGTGCTGCTACAGctgcagctcacagccatcttctTCCTGGCCGCAGTGCTCATTGGTCTGGCTGTATGTTTGTACTATGGTAGCCCCTAG